The following DNA comes from Nitrososphaerota archaeon.
CTTTATTAAATGGTTTTAATGAAATTCTATTACCAGGAGAATTAGAATATAGAACTTATAAAAAAAGAATTGAAGAAGGAATACCTATACATGAAGATACATGGAAAGAATTTAAAATAGTTTCAGAAAAATTAAAAATCGATTTACCAAAATTACAATGAAATAAAATTTTTTTATATTAAATTAAAATATTTTTTCTTTTCCCATTCAGTAATTTCATAAGGATTCCATTCGCCATATGTTTCTATATATTCATTCCATTCTTTCTTCTTAATTTCAATATATTTATTTAATACTTCACTATCAAGTGCTTTCTTTAAAACATCATCTTTAATTAATTCATTCAATGCTTCATTAAGATTTTTAGGTAAAGTTTCATACATTCCAGTTTTCTTATAAACATTTTCATAAGTTGGTTCTCCTGGATCTTTTTCTTTTTCTATTCCATCTATTCCAGCAGCAATTATTCCTGCAAAAATTAAATATGGATTACAGCATGGATCTGGCATTCTAAGTTCTATTCTAGAACTTTTCTCATTAAAGAAATATGGTATTCTAATCAATGCACTCCTATTAATTGGTCCCCAACAAATATTTATTGGGGCTTCATATCCTGGTACTAATCTCTTATAAGAATTTACTGTAGGAGCAGCTAATGCGGCTAAAGATTTTGCATGTTCTAATATTCCTCCAATAAAATTCTTAGCAATTTTTGATAACGTATTATTTTTATCATAAAAAGCATTTTTCCCATTTAAATTTGAAAGACTTAAATGTACATGCATGCCACTTCCATTCATATCCTTAAAAGGTTTTGGCATAAATGTTATTTCATAACCATTATTTTCAACAATATTCTTTGCAATGTATTTAAATGTTTGAATTTTATCAGCCATATTAAGTGCATTATCATAATTTAAACATATTTCAGATTGTCCTTTTGAAACTTCATGATGAAGATATTCAACTCCTATTTGGAAAAATGAAAGTGCATTATATATTTCTTCTCTTATCTTTAATGATTTATCTATTGGAGAAGGAGATAAATATCCAGCTTCATCTATTGGTTTTCCATTTTTCATTATAAAAAATTCCATTTCAGCACTAGCATTTAGGAAATAACCCAATTCGTATAATTTTTTCAAATTATTTTTCAAAATGTATCTAGGGCTATATTTACATTCTATTTCTTTTCCATATTCTTCTAATTTTCCTATTGGAGAATATATATCGCATAAAACTCTGCTTATATTATTATTCCATGGAAGTGTTACTAATGTTTCATTTATAGGTTTTAATATCAAATCGCTTTTTTCTATTGGAGCCATTCCTAATGATGAACCATCTATTATTTTCCCATACTTTAAAATTTCCTCATATCTTCCTGAATTTACTTCGATGGATTTTAATCCATGAGATAAAGTTGTAAAATGAAGTTCGATTCTCTGTCTCATATTAATATCTTGATTCTCTAAAAATGATAATTTAAACTTTTACTTATGATTTATATATAAAATAATTAAAAAAGTACTTCATTCTCCAAAAATTTTTGACACGCCCATGTAATTTGTTATTATTGGCATAATATCTAAACCACGTATTCTATTTAAACCTCCTCTTGCACATGATTTTTCATCAAAATATTTAACACTATCTGTTCTAACATCAGGACCATAAATAGCAATTGGAACAGGATCTCCTCTATGTTCTCCAATTTCTACTGGAGTTGTATGATCGCTTGTTATAATTATATACGTTTGATCAATATCAATATTTTTTAATACATATTCAAAAGCTGTCCCTATTCTTCTAATCATAGATATTTTTAATTTAATATTTTTATCATGGCTAGCTGAATCGCATCCTTTAATATGTAAAAATATAAAATCATAATTATCTAAAGCTTTTATTGTTGCTTCCATTTTTCCATCAAGATTTGTATTTACTGTTCCAGTTGCACCTTCTACTTCTATAATATCAAACCCTAATGCTTTAGCTATTCCTTTATAAAGTGTTCCTCCTGCTATTGCAACTGCTTTTAATCCATATTTTTCTTTAAAAGATTTTACTTTAGGTAAGATTCCAGCTCCTCTAGGAAGTATAACATTCGCAGGTAATAACCCTTCACTTTTACGTTTAACATTTATTTCATGATCTTCTAATACTACTCTAGCTCTGGATATATATTCATTTAATATTTCAGCAGTTCTTTTTGCTTCTTCAGTATTTTTAAGTGGTTTCGCATCTGGAATTCTAACACCAGTTTTATGAATATCTATATCAGAAACATATGGTGATAAATTTTTTCCTCTTAAAACTAATACTCCTCTATGTTCAACTGTATGATGAAATTCCACTTTAGCGTCTGTAAAACTACTCAAATCTATTTCATTTAATGCTTTTGCAAGTTCTTTTGCATCTTCCCCACTTATCCTTCCAGCTCTTCTATCTATTATAATATCATCATCATTTGCTGTTGCAAAATTACATCTAAAAGCTACATCCCCCTTTTTTAATGTAATTCCAGCACCTAATGCTTCATACGCTCCTCTACCAGAATAATATTCATATGGGTTATATCCAAAAATTGCTAAATGGGATGTATCACTTCCAGGAATTACCCCAGGTGCTATTGGATCCATTATTCCGCATTCCCCTTTTTCTGCAATTATGTCAAAGCTTTTAGCTCTTGCAACTTCTAAAGGCGTAGCTCCTCTAAGTAATTTACAACTTCTATCAGCCATGCCATCACAAATAAGTAATATTGTTTTCATTTTTAAGTCCCCTTAAATAATCGCTCCATTTATATTTAATTATTTAAATTTTTATAAAGATAAACCTATTACTATAGATGAAAGTATCATAAATATTCCAAATATAACAATAATAATAAAAGGAATAATAGTTTTGATATATAAAATTAAACAAAAACTTATAATTGCTAAAATAGATACTATAATAAGTTTTACTCTATGAATTTTTTTCTTTCCTTTAATTAACTTATTTAAATCTAAAATTATATTTCCTATTCCAGAAAAGAATATAATTAATAATATAAATTCTTCAATTGTAATTATTTTAAATCCATAAAGAATTATAAGAAAAATAAGTATTCCTAATCCAATTATGGCTAATATTAGCTTAAGTATTCTTTTTCCCTCAGACATATTATTCTTTTCCATATAAATTTCTAGCTTTTTAAGTTTTTGATTTTAAAGATATTTATTAAAAATGAAAAAAGATTTAAGGAAATAAAAATGAAAAATAATTAAAAAATTTAATAAAAATTTGCTATTGGTGATATTTATGGTTATAAAAAAGAATATGATTAAGGATTTTTATGAAAAATTATTTAATGGAAAAATAAGCGAAGCAGAAAGCATTTTATTAAATATAGAAAAATCTATTAAAATAGAAGATAATTTTGAAAAAGAATATTTAAATGCTTTACGTGGAATATTTCATGTTTATTCTAATTGGGATGAAGATTCTTTTTTAGTAAGATTTTTAAAAAATGAAAAAAGGAAAAGATTAGAAATTATAAAAATAATTAAAGAAATTTATAAAAATCCTATAAATAATGAAAAAGATGGTTTTTATGAAGCATGGATAGATTTACTTAAAATGCTTCCAGAATTACCTACTCCTCATAGGATTGAAAAAACTCAAACTTCAAATGTAGAATAAGCTATATAATAATATCCATACAACAAGCCATGTAATGAAAAAGCTTCCTATACCTATTGTATAAAGCTTTTTATGATCAAATTCATTTAAATCTATTTTTAATATATTTTTTAATATTCTTGAAAAAAGAATATAAATAATTATTGTAAATAGTATACCTATCCACGGAGTTGGTTCATTTAATTTTAATATATAGCAAACAAATCCAATAATTATAGCAAAAAATATTTTACTCCAATAAATTTTTTCGCTTATTTTCATTTTTTATACACTTTTTTTAAAGCATTTTTATTACTTTATTTACAATATTTTATCGTAAAAACATTTTAACACTATTTAAGCTTTTCTTGTCATTATTTTTCCTCTTTTTTAAAAAAAGCTAAATCAAAATTTTGCTTAATTTTTAGAAAAGTTTAATTCTACCTAAAAATTTATTGCTTTATAGTGAAAATATATTGAATTTATCTTCATTAGATATACTTGTTTTATTAAAGGAAATAAAATCAAAAATTATAGGGTTTAATATAAAAAATGTTTATCATTTAAATGATATAGTTTTACTAAAGATTTCTTCTAAAGAATATAAATTTGAATTATTTTTAATACCAGGAAATTGTATTTTTTATACAGAAGAAGAAGTTAAAAAACCTGCTACTCCAAGTAATTTGGCTAAAAGACTTAGGAAATTTATTAATAATGGAATAATAAATTCAATAGAACAAGTTAACTTTGAAAGAATAATTAAATTTACTATTAATAATAGGGGTAAAAAGTATTTTCTATATTTAGAACTTTTCCCAAGAGGGAATTTAATACTTGTAGATGAAAATGAAGAAATTCAATGTGCTTTTTATTATAAAAAAATGCGAGATAGAAATATATTAATAGGCTCGAAATATTCTCCTCCTCCATTAAAACAATCTATTACGTATACTCCAAGCTTAGAAGAAATGGAAAAAATATTATCTAGTAAAGATAAAGTTGTTTCTATTTTAGCAAAATATTTTGGTGGAAAATATTCTGAAGAAATTCTTTATAGAGCTAATGTAGATAAAAATAAAATTGCTTTAAATATCTCAAATGAAGAATTATTAAAAATAATTGAAAAAATAAATGAAATTTTAAATGAATTAAATAATCCAAATCCACAATTAATAATTAAAAATGGAGAAGCAATTCCTATCCCTATAAAATTTAATATTTTTCAAAATAAAAATTATTCTTTAAAATTTTTTAAATCATTCAATGATGCTATAAAAGAAGCTTGGAAATATGAAATAGAAATGAAACAAAAATATACTTTTGAAAAGGAAATAAGTGAAAAGAAGGCTCTTATTGAAAAAGAAATAAAAGATAAGGAAAAAGCAATAGAAACACTTTCAGAAAAAGCTTTAAAAAATAGATTTTTAGCAAAAAAATTATTCATTATTCTTAATGAAATTGAAAATGCTAGAAAAGAAGCCGAAACACTATTATTAAAAAATGAAAATGAAGAAAATATTATTGAAAAATGTTTTAAAAAATTTTCAAATGAAGAAATAAAAATATCTAAAATTAAAAAAGATACTAAAGAGATAGTTTTTTCAACTCCTTATGGCGATATTTCATTAAGTATTAAAGAGCCTATTTCAAAACAATTGAATAAATTATTTGAAGAAGCAAAAGAATATGAAAAAGAAAAAAATGAATTATTAAAAAGAATAAATGAATTAAAAATAGAAATTGAAAAATTAATTTCTAAAACTTTAACTCGAGAAGAAAAAATAGAAATGAAGCCTGCCATTAAAGAAAGTTGGCTTAATAAATTTAGATGGAGTTATACTAGTAATGGCAAATTAATTATAAGTGGAAAAGATATTGGAACAAACAATCTTTTATATAAAAAATACATGGAAAATAGTGATCTTGTTTTTCATGCAGATATTAAAGGTGCACCTTTAACAATTCTTAAATCTGGAAAAGAATGCACTAATGAAGAGATAATTGAAGCAGCTCAATTTTCAGCTTCTTGGAGTAAAGCATGGAAAGAAAATATACATTCTATGAGCGTTTATTATGTTTTTCCAAATCAAGTTTCCAAATCTCCTCCTTCTGGAGAATATCTTCCTAAAGGTGCTTTTTACATAAGTGGCAAGAAAAATTATATTCAAGTAGAATTAGCATTATCCATAGGTTTAATAAAAAGTGATAATTCTTTAGAAATAATTCATGGTCCAGAAGGAAGCATATCAAAGAAAACTAATACCTATGTAACGATTATTCCTGGAAAAACTTCAGCTGAGAAACTTTCTAAAGAAATATTTTCAATACTTTTATTAAAATCAGGTTTAAAGATTTCAGATAGAGAAAAAGGAATACTTATTCAAAATATTAAAAAATATATACCTTATGGTATGGCTGATATAAAGAGATAAAAAAACCTTTGTTTTTAAATGGGAATTAGATAAAAGATATTATTAAGATATTCCAAATAAAAAAAAATGGGGATATTAGATTATAACAGGCCATTTTTTAAACTAAACTGCTTTTACTTTTTTTCTGCTAATGCAAGTAATGTTTCTCTCCAAGTTTTCTTGCCTTTCACTTTCTTTAATTTATTGTATTCCTTCTCACTTAGGATTATTCTTATTTGTTTCATATTACTCACACTATAATTTAATCACACTCACTTATATACTTTTCGTTACATATCATGTAGTTGTTGCTTCCATAAACTTAGGCATATATGCTTAACCAAATTTTCCTGTTACATACCTCCTTGTTAACTCGTTTTTTGGATTTTCAAAAATCTGCTTTGTATGGCCATATTCTATAAGTTCACCAAGATAAAGGAATGCTGTAAAATCTGAAACTCTTAATGCTTGTTGCATGTTATGGGTTACAATTATGATCGTGTAATTTTCAGCCAATTTTCTAATAAGATCCTCTATTTTTGCCGTGGCTATTGGGTCAAGAGCTGAACAAGGCTCGTCCATTAACAATACTTCTGGCTCAATAGCTAGAGCACGTGCTATGCAAAGTCTTTGTTGTTGACCACCTGAAAGGCTAGCTCCAGACTTATTTAAGTCATCTTTAACTTCTTCCCAAAGATTTGCAAGTTCCAAACTTCTTTTAACGATAATATCAAAAGTTTTCCTATCCCTAAAACCATTCAATTTTAGGCCTGCGATTACATTATCATATATAGACATCATAGGAAAAGGGTTTGGCTTTTGAAATACCATACCAATTTTTCTTCTTATCAAAACTGGGTCAATACCATCATCATAGAGGTTTATTCCATTAAATAATACCTTTCCAGAAACTTTTGCACCTGGAACTATTTCATGCATTCTATTTAGACAACGGATGAAGGTTGTTTTTCCACATCCAGAAGGACCTATGATAGCAGTTACAGCTTTATCTTTAATTTTCATGCTAATGTTTTTTAGAACTTGTTTTGAGCCAAACCACGCATTTAAATCTTCAATTTCAAACTTGGTTACCATTAATATCTCCCTCTAGTGAAAATTCTTACAGCTATATTTATTCCCAAAATGAATATTATAAGCACAAGTGCAGATCCCCAAGCAAGAGCTATCCAATTTTCAAAAGGTGATGTAGCGAATACAAAAATATTTAAAGCAATATTGGAAACTGGTCTATTTAAACCAGCAAACCACCATCTCCAATATCCCATAGTGACAAGTACAGGTGCAGATTCGCCAGCAATTCTTGCAAGCGATAGTAATATCCCAGTAATTATTGCTTTCTTTGCGCTACTAAACACGATAATGACTAAAGTTTTCCACCTTGGAATACCCAAAGCAATTGCTGCTTCTCGAATACTCATAGGTACAAGTTTTAATGCTTCTTCACTCGTTCTAGTAACAATGGGAATCATTATTATGGATAATGCAAATGCTGATGCAATAACTGAAAATCCAATCGAACGAACAATTAAAGCATAAACAAAAATTCCAACAACTATAGACGGAATTCCACTTAAAACATCATTTAAGAATCTAACAGCTAAGGATATTTTTAAATCACTATATTCGCTAAGAAATATGCCTGATATTAACCCTATTGGAACGCCGATAAGGGAAGCTAAACCAATAGTAATAATCGTGCCTTGTATAGCATTTGCAATTCCTCCTTCAGCTTCCCCTACGGTAGGTATTGGTTTAATGAAAAAATCAATATTGATTACAGAAATGCCCCTTTGAATTATTTCATAAAGTACACTAAATAAGGGTATTAATGCTATAAGAAGGGCTAGATAAACTAAAATTTGCATAATACGATCTTTAATAATTCTTAAATTATAATAATTCATTCTTTCATTCCCTCGCTATTCCTTTAACTAGCTTAAGTGTTCGCCAAACAATTAATCTAGCTAAAATATTGATCAATAAGCTTACAAGTAACAAAACAAGTCCAACGTTAATTAAAGCACTAATATAGAGATCATAAGTTGCCTCAAGGAGTTCATTAGCAATTATCGCTGCCATCGTATACCATGCATCAAAAAGTGAAGATGGTAAAAATTGAAATTTATTGCCAATAACCATAGTAATTGCCATAGTTTCTCCAAAAGCACGTCCAAAACCTAAAATTATGGCGCCTATAACACCTGAACGTGTATAACTTATTAAAATTTTAACAGTTTCCCATTTTGTTGCACCAAGGGCTATTATTGCCTCTTTTTGAGAAATAGGTACAATTAAGAATAGGTCTCTAAAAATAGCAGAAATTATTGGAATAACCATTATAGCAAGAATTATTCCACCTGTTAGGGTACCCCCACCATAAATAGGTCCAGAAAATATTGGGATAAAACCAAGAGTTGTTTGCAAAAATTGGTATACGCTATCTCGTAAGAAAGGGATTAATACGAATATTCCCCAAAGCCCATAAATTACGCTTGGAACAGCAGCTAAAAGTTCTACTAGAAATGAAAATAAAAATCCAAGACTTTTGGGCATGTATTCTGAGAGTGCCAAGCCTACACCAAGGCTTATAGGCACGCTTATAATAAGAGCAATGATCGATGTAATAAGAGTGCCTAATATTAAAGGTAAAGCTCCAAAAACTTGCGATACCGGGTCCCACTTAGTTCCTGTTAAAAATTTTATTCCAAAAGTCTGTATTGAGAGTTGGGACTCCTTAAATATCTCATAAATTATTAAAACAAATATTAGAAAAATAATTAAAGCAAATAAAGAAGTGATAATTTTAAAAGCATCGTCTCCTGTAAAAGTTTTTTTAAATTTTAAAAGAGTTTTAATATTATATTTAAAAAAATTATTAGGTTCTTGGTAGGCTTTCATATACCATTACCCTTTATATAATTTCTGTCCATTATAAGTTACCATTCTAATCGTTTCCTCATTATGCCTTATTACATCAGATGGTAGAGGGACATAGTATAGGTCAGCTGCATAATTTTGACCATCATGTATAGCCCACCATAAGAAATCTACTAAGGCCTTTGCTATAGCTTCATTTATATTGGGTAGAACATTCAACTCTTTATATAATAGAATATATGAAAAACTTACTATTGGATAAGCTCCTATTGCTTGTTTATTATCAACTAAATTATCGACCATTGAAAATGTTGACCATTTCTCATCCCCTCTCGGTAAGGTAATTGCTACGAAAGATGCAGCTTTGGCAAAGGATTCTAAAGTTGGTTCAATGAATTCACCTACAGCATTTTGAATATATCCATAAGCAAGATTATTTTTCTTTGCATAGGTGAATTCGACATAACCAATAGAATAAGAAGTTTGTTGTACAAGAGCTGAGACTCCATCATTTCCTTTTCCTCCAATACCAGCAGGCCATTCTACCGATGTTCCTCTCCCAACTTTTTCCTTCCATTCTTGATTAACATTGGATAAATAGCTAGTCCAAATGAAAGTTGTTCCACTTCCATCCGACCTGTGTACTACTACAATTTCATCAGATGGTAGATTAATGTTAGGGTTGATCGAAACAAGCTTTGGGTCATTCCATTTATTAATTTTTCCAAGATAAATATCTGCTAGAATTTCGCCAGTGAATTTAATTCCTTTAGATATTCCAGGTATGTTATATATAACAACTACGCCTCCAATGGTTATAGGTATATGCAAACTATTAGGTGCCTTTAAAATTTGTTCATCTGTTAATGGTGCATCGCTAGCCGCAAAATGTACAGTCTTTTCAATATGCGCTCTAATTCCTCCTCCACTTCCAATCCCTTGGTAATTTACTTGAATGTTGGATTTAATCTTATGGTATTCAGCCGCCCATTTATCTATTAATGGAAAAGGAAATGTTGCCCCAGCTCCATTCAATGTTATATTTTGTGGTGTTGATACGTATAGATAAGCTAAAGCACTTACTACAGATATAGCAATTATGATTATTAGGATGGTAATTTTATATGCAATTTTCATTTATTTCACCTTTGATCTATTTAGAAAAAGAAAAAATATATATACTTTTCAAAATAGACTATATAGTAAAAAATTGACTATATAAATGGGGAGTGGAAAATGGTTGATCAATCAAATGAAGAAATAAGAAAAATTCAATTCACAGGAAACTCTACTTATACAATCTCATTACCGAAAAAATGGGTAACAAGTTTAGGGTTAAAAGCAGGAAGCCAATTAATAATTTTCCAACAAAATAATTCATTAATTTTAACTCCTAAAGAAATGGTAAAGCCTCCAGCACCTATAGAAGCTATAATCAACATATCAGGCAAAGATAATTTGGATAAAATCATGCGAGAAATTGTTGCTCTTTATCTGGTAGGATACAACTTTATTAAAGTGCGAGTAAAAGATGGACATATAAGCTCCTTACAAAGAAATGCGATAAAAGAGCTAACAAGAAAGAAGCTTGTAGGTACAGAAATTGTATCAGAATCCTTAAACGAAATAAAATTACAAATACTTCTCAGTTATCCTGAACTTTCAGTAGAAAATGCTTTAAAAAGAATGTGCTTAATCGCTACATCAATGCATGAAGATGCTATACAAGCATTAAAAGACTTAAATAAAGAACTTGCTAAAGAAGTAATTCAATTAGATGATGAAGTTGATCGCTTCAGCTTTTATATAGTTAGACAATTAAAATCCGCCGTGCAAAATGAAAAAGTCCTTAAAGATATTGGGCTTTCTAATCCAAGAGACTGTTTAGGCT
Coding sequences within:
- a CDS encoding glutamine synthetase family protein, translated to MRQRIELHFTTLSHGLKSIEVNSGRYEEILKYGKIIDGSSLGMAPIEKSDLILKPINETLVTLPWNNNISRVLCDIYSPIGKLEEYGKEIECKYSPRYILKNNLKKLYELGYFLNASAEMEFFIMKNGKPIDEAGYLSPSPIDKSLKIREEIYNALSFFQIGVEYLHHEVSKGQSEICLNYDNALNMADKIQTFKYIAKNIVENNGYEITFMPKPFKDMNGSGMHVHLSLSNLNGKNAFYDKNNTLSKIAKNFIGGILEHAKSLAALAAPTVNSYKRLVPGYEAPINICWGPINRSALIRIPYFFNEKSSRIELRMPDPCCNPYLIFAGIIAAGIDGIEKEKDPGEPTYENVYKKTGMYETLPKNLNEALNELIKDDVLKKALDSEVLNKYIEIKKKEWNEYIETYGEWNPYEITEWEKKKYFNLI
- a CDS encoding 2,3-bisphosphoglycerate-independent phosphoglycerate mutase, with translation MKTILLICDGMADRSCKLLRGATPLEVARAKSFDIIAEKGECGIMDPIAPGVIPGSDTSHLAIFGYNPYEYYSGRGAYEALGAGITLKKGDVAFRCNFATANDDDIIIDRRAGRISGEDAKELAKALNEIDLSSFTDAKVEFHHTVEHRGVLVLRGKNLSPYVSDIDIHKTGVRIPDAKPLKNTEEAKRTAEILNEYISRARVVLEDHEINVKRKSEGLLPANVILPRGAGILPKVKSFKEKYGLKAVAIAGGTLYKGIAKALGFDIIEVEGATGTVNTNLDGKMEATIKALDNYDFIFLHIKGCDSASHDKNIKLKISMIRRIGTAFEYVLKNIDIDQTYIIITSDHTTPVEIGEHRGDPVPIAIYGPDVRTDSVKYFDEKSCARGGLNRIRGLDIMPIITNYMGVSKIFGE
- the rqcH gene encoding ribosome rescue protein RqcH; translation: MLYSENILNLSSLDILVLLKEIKSKIIGFNIKNVYHLNDIVLLKISSKEYKFELFLIPGNCIFYTEEEVKKPATPSNLAKRLRKFINNGIINSIEQVNFERIIKFTINNRGKKYFLYLELFPRGNLILVDENEEIQCAFYYKKMRDRNILIGSKYSPPPLKQSITYTPSLEEMEKILSSKDKVVSILAKYFGGKYSEEILYRANVDKNKIALNISNEELLKIIEKINEILNELNNPNPQLIIKNGEAIPIPIKFNIFQNKNYSLKFFKSFNDAIKEAWKYEIEMKQKYTFEKEISEKKALIEKEIKDKEKAIETLSEKALKNRFLAKKLFIILNEIENARKEAETLLLKNENEENIIEKCFKKFSNEEIKISKIKKDTKEIVFSTPYGDISLSIKEPISKQLNKLFEEAKEYEKEKNELLKRINELKIEIEKLISKTLTREEKIEMKPAIKESWLNKFRWSYTSNGKLIISGKDIGTNNLLYKKYMENSDLVFHADIKGAPLTILKSGKECTNEEIIEAAQFSASWSKAWKENIHSMSVYYVFPNQVSKSPPSGEYLPKGAFYISGKKNYIQVELALSIGLIKSDNSLEIIHGPEGSISKKTNTYVTIIPGKTSAEKLSKEIFSILLLKSGLKISDREKGILIQNIKKYIPYGMADIKR
- the pstB gene encoding phosphate ABC transporter ATP-binding protein PstB, coding for MVTKFEIEDLNAWFGSKQVLKNISMKIKDKAVTAIIGPSGCGKTTFIRCLNRMHEIVPGAKVSGKVLFNGINLYDDGIDPVLIRRKIGMVFQKPNPFPMMSIYDNVIAGLKLNGFRDRKTFDIIVKRSLELANLWEEVKDDLNKSGASLSGGQQQRLCIARALAIEPEVLLMDEPCSALDPIATAKIEDLIRKLAENYTIIIVTHNMQQALRVSDFTAFLYLGELIEYGHTKQIFENPKNELTRRYVTGKFG
- the pstA gene encoding phosphate ABC transporter permease PstA, which codes for MNYYNLRIIKDRIMQILVYLALLIALIPLFSVLYEIIQRGISVINIDFFIKPIPTVGEAEGGIANAIQGTIITIGLASLIGVPIGLISGIFLSEYSDLKISLAVRFLNDVLSGIPSIVVGIFVYALIVRSIGFSVIASAFALSIIMIPIVTRTSEEALKLVPMSIREAAIALGIPRWKTLVIIVFSSAKKAIITGILLSLARIAGESAPVLVTMGYWRWWFAGLNRPVSNIALNIFVFATSPFENWIALAWGSALVLIIFILGINIAVRIFTRGRY
- the pstC gene encoding phosphate ABC transporter permease subunit PstC, with the translated sequence MKAYQEPNNFFKYNIKTLLKFKKTFTGDDAFKIITSLFALIIFLIFVLIIYEIFKESQLSIQTFGIKFLTGTKWDPVSQVFGALPLILGTLITSIIALIISVPISLGVGLALSEYMPKSLGFLFSFLVELLAAVPSVIYGLWGIFVLIPFLRDSVYQFLQTTLGFIPIFSGPIYGGGTLTGGIILAIMVIPIISAIFRDLFLIVPISQKEAIIALGATKWETVKILISYTRSGVIGAIILGFGRAFGETMAITMVIGNKFQFLPSSLFDAWYTMAAIIANELLEATYDLYISALINVGLVLLLVSLLINILARLIVWRTLKLVKGIARE
- the pstS gene encoding phosphate ABC transporter substrate-binding protein PstS; protein product: MKIAYKITILIIIIAISVVSALAYLYVSTPQNITLNGAGATFPFPLIDKWAAEYHKIKSNIQVNYQGIGSGGGIRAHIEKTVHFAASDAPLTDEQILKAPNSLHIPITIGGVVVIYNIPGISKGIKFTGEILADIYLGKINKWNDPKLVSINPNINLPSDEIVVVHRSDGSGTTFIWTSYLSNVNQEWKEKVGRGTSVEWPAGIGGKGNDGVSALVQQTSYSIGYVEFTYAKKNNLAYGYIQNAVGEFIEPTLESFAKAASFVAITLPRGDEKWSTFSMVDNLVDNKQAIGAYPIVSFSYILLYKELNVLPNINEAIAKALVDFLWWAIHDGQNYAADLYYVPLPSDVIRHNEETIRMVTYNGQKLYKG
- a CDS encoding PhoU domain-containing protein, whose amino-acid sequence is MVDQSNEEIRKIQFTGNSTYTISLPKKWVTSLGLKAGSQLIIFQQNNSLILTPKEMVKPPAPIEAIINISGKDNLDKIMREIVALYLVGYNFIKVRVKDGHISSLQRNAIKELTRKKLVGTEIVSESLNEIKLQILLSYPELSVENALKRMCLIATSMHEDAIQALKDLNKELAKEVIQLDDEVDRFSFYIVRQLKSAVQNEKVLKDIGLSNPRDCLGYRVIVKSVERIADHAVKIAENILLLEEKPNDTICQKLFEMSILARSIFENSIKSLFKKDYLLADQVVSKAKTIVTLESELIKEIYLKTEKVNVSSIRMIMESIRRTAEYASDIAEIVLNLSVNQIITM